Proteins from a genomic interval of Ciona intestinalis chromosome 9, KH, whole genome shotgun sequence:
- the LOC101242009 gene encoding uncharacterized protein LOC101242009 isoform X1 — protein sequence MINQEKISRTSVKNTKLFHCIGERKYIPVENQCDGNFDCTLLSDECLCEKSPAICQDICYNRHNNSNVAGEPCFQCPFGEIKCTDRCISREKVCDGKADCSNANDENFCTSAVQCAKGNGSICSPSFQCHTSGTTNIPGFIGKRAHLCDGQPQCIHFEDECSSELCSNPLPEYCHHVSLLVGIGFYYRCKEGGVFLKGPQVCDGFSRDCPDGDDELNCPNRTYCQNLATESSFTGEGQIHISTTQICDGVIDCQNKQDEMNCSQHYYCTGGEPFFIPIRFIADGKADCLDSSDECPPDSFQRNIFASREEMIKSPVLRYLVWIIGGLSIAGNVTVLFETFYGLLWSDERFRNKRPFAKVNHVLVINLALADLLMGVYLLLLGTEAAWRSGSYCKDDKSWRSSDKCGYLGALTVVSCLASVSILLLLTSYRLYGVFWPFRSQRVNYKTTMLFAISAWLIALLLAFIPLSPLVSYHYTSHLWISHNPYFTSDVVERDALLQFCRRFTLYQDVHQNQSHEVAVEHSKIWLDNTWNVFGKTIVDKIGSFRGEFGYYSVHSVCMPKLYVTTKDVAWRHSMIIIFFNFFSILYILAAYLLIALKSKKRVTKYGNSMSSRHSSMFRRITYLVISDIACWLPVCTMAFMNISGYKISENAYAVSAVVLLPINSALNPLLYSNAVQHLLIKLSCGKRTMQRNPTSTTRIENPLHQRGLRLGKIQHNETFNRNNGDPGNTRLRIPDVIPDQDGKTTSSALLSTSM from the exons ATGATCAA CCAGGAGAAAATATCCCGAACATCAGTGAAGAATACAAAACTGTTTCACTGCATTGGGGAACGAAAATATATACCGg TGGAAAATCAATGTGATGGAAACTTTGACTGTACTCTTTTGTCTGACGAATGTCTATGTGAAAAATCGCCCGCAATTTGCCAAGATATTTGCTACAATAGACACAACAACTCTAATGTTGCTGGGGAACCGTGTTTCCAGTGTCCTTTTGGAGAGATTAAGTGCACGGATAGATGCATTAGCCGTGAAAAG GTATGCGATGGTAAAGCCGACTGTTCAAACGCAAATGATGAAAACTTCTGTACATCTGCTGTGCAATGTGCTAAAGGCAATGGAAGTATTTGTTCGCCATCTTTTCAATGTCATACATCAGGTACAACGAACATTCCCG GTTTTATTGGAAAACGAGCCCACCTTTGTGACGGTCAGCCACAGTGTATTCACTTCGAAGACGAATGTTCAAGTGAATTATGCTCCAATCCGTTGCCGGAATATTGTCACCACGTGTCGCTGTTGGTCGGCATTGG CTTTTACTATCGTTGTAAAGAAGGCGGAGTATTTCTGAAAGGACCCCAAGTATGCGATGGATTTTCACGCGACTGTCCTGATGGAGACGACGAACTAAACTGCCCGAACCGAACTTATTGCCAAAATTTGGCAACAGAATCATCTTTTACTGGCGAAGGACAGATTCACATTTCAACGACACAG ATCTGCGATGGTGTGATTGACTGCCAAAACAAACAGGATGAAATGAATTGCTCGCAGCATTATTATTGTACAGGAG GGGAACCGTTTTTTATTCCTATTCGTTTCATTGCTGATGGAAAAGCTGACTGCTTAGACAGCAGTGATGAATGCCCACCGGACAGTTTTCAGCGAAACATATTTGCTTCGCGAGAAGAAATGATCAAGTCACCGGTACTCCGTTATCTAGTATGGATAATTGGAGGTCTTTCTATAGCAG GAAACGTTACCGTcctttttgaaacattttacgGCCTGCTCTGGTCAGATGAGCGTTTTCGGAACAAAAGACCGTTTGCAAAAGTCAACCATGTTTTAGTCATCAACCTCGCTTTAGCTGATTTACTCATGGGTGTTTATCTATTGTTGCTCGGTACTGAAGCAGCTTGGCGCTCTGGGAGCTACTGTAAGGACGATAAGTCATGGCGAAGTTCCGACAAATGTGGGTATCTGGGGGCATTGACTGTAGTTTCATGCCTGGCTTCAGTCTCCATTCTCTTGCTACTGACATCATATCGCTTGTACGGCGTGTTTTGGCCGTTTCGAAGTCAAAGGGTGAATTACAAAACGACGATGCTCTTTGCGATCTCTGCTTGGTTAATCGCTCTGTTATTAG CGTTTATTCCCCTGAGTCCACTTGTTTCGTATCATTACACCTCTCATCTTTGGATAAGCCACAACCCGTATTTCACAAGCGATGTTGTGGAAAGAGATGCGCTTCTGCAGTTCTGTCGTCGCTTTACACTTTATCAAGACGTTCACCAAAACCAGTCGCACGAGGTCGCTGTGGAGCATTCAAAA ATTTGGTTGGATAATACTTGGAACGTATTTGGAAAAACTATTGTGGATAAAATTGGGAGTTTTCGCGGCGAATTCGGATACTACAGCGTGCACAGTGTGTGCATGCCCAAACTTTATGTGACGACAAAAGACGTTGCATGGAGACATTCGATG attatcatttttttcaacttCTTCTCAATTCTATATATTTTGGCCGCTTACTTGCTTATCGCCCTTAAAAGCAAGAAAAGAGTGACGAAATACGGAAACAG cATGAGTTCCAGGCACAGTTCGATGTTTCGACGAATTACATACCTTGTGATAAGCGACATAGCTTGTTGGCTTCCCGTCTGTACTATGGCGTTCATGAACATTTCTGGTTACAAAATCTCGGAAAAT GCTTATGCTGTCTCTGCTGTAGTTCTGTTACCAATCAACAGCGCTCTTAACCCATTATTGTATTCGAACGCTGTTCAACATTTGCTTATCAAGTTGTCTTGCGGAAAAcg AACGATGCAAAGAAACCCTACCTCCACAACCCGTATAGAAAACCCGCTTCACCAGCGTGGGTTACGGTTAGGAAAAATACAACACAATGAAACCTTTAACCGGAATAACGGAGATCCTGGGAACACAAGACTGCGAATTCCGGATGTTATTCCTGATCAGGATGGAAAAACAACATCCAGTGCTCTGCTATCTACATCCATGTAA
- the LOC101242009 gene encoding uncharacterized protein LOC101242009 isoform X4: MINQEKISRTSVKNTKLFHCIGERKYIPVENQCDGNFDCTLLSDECLCEKSPAICQDICYNRHNNSNVAGEPCFQCPFGEIKCTDRCISREKVCDGKADCSNANDENFCTSAVQCAKGNGSICSPSFQCHTSGFIGKRAHLCDGQPQCIHFEDECSSELCSNPLPEYCHHVSLLVGIGFYYRCKEGGVFLKGPQVCDGFSRDCPDGDDELNCPNRTYCQNLATESSFTGEGQIHISTTQICDGVIDCQNKQDEMNCSQHYYCTGGEPFFIPIRFIADGKADCLDSSDECPPDSFQRNIFASREEMIKSPVLRYLVWIIGGLSIAGNVTVLFETFYGLLWSDERFRNKRPFAKVNHVLVINLALADLLMGVYLLLLGTEAAWRSGSYCKDDKSWRSSDKCGYLGALTVVSCLASVSILLLLTSYRLYGVFWPFRSQRVNYKTTMLFAISAWLIALLLAFIPLSPLVSYHYTSHLWISHNPYFTSDVVERDALLQFCRRFTLYQDVHQNQSHEVAVEHSKIWLDNTWNVFGKTIVDKIGSFRGEFGYYSVHSVCMPKLYVTTKDVAWRHSMIIIFFNFFSILYILAAYLLIALKSKKRVTKYGNSMSSRHSSMFRRITYLVISDIACWLPVCTMAFMNISGYKISENAYAVSAVVLLPINSALNPLLYSNAVQHLLIKLSCGKRTMQRNPTSTTRIENPLHQRGLRLGKIQHNETFNRNNGDPGNTRLRIPDVIPDQDGKTTSSALLSTSM, from the exons ATGATCAA CCAGGAGAAAATATCCCGAACATCAGTGAAGAATACAAAACTGTTTCACTGCATTGGGGAACGAAAATATATACCGg TGGAAAATCAATGTGATGGAAACTTTGACTGTACTCTTTTGTCTGACGAATGTCTATGTGAAAAATCGCCCGCAATTTGCCAAGATATTTGCTACAATAGACACAACAACTCTAATGTTGCTGGGGAACCGTGTTTCCAGTGTCCTTTTGGAGAGATTAAGTGCACGGATAGATGCATTAGCCGTGAAAAG GTATGCGATGGTAAAGCCGACTGTTCAAACGCAAATGATGAAAACTTCTGTACATCTGCTGTGCAATGTGCTAAAGGCAATGGAAGTATTTGTTCGCCATCTTTTCAATGTCATACATCAG GTTTTATTGGAAAACGAGCCCACCTTTGTGACGGTCAGCCACAGTGTATTCACTTCGAAGACGAATGTTCAAGTGAATTATGCTCCAATCCGTTGCCGGAATATTGTCACCACGTGTCGCTGTTGGTCGGCATTGG CTTTTACTATCGTTGTAAAGAAGGCGGAGTATTTCTGAAAGGACCCCAAGTATGCGATGGATTTTCACGCGACTGTCCTGATGGAGACGACGAACTAAACTGCCCGAACCGAACTTATTGCCAAAATTTGGCAACAGAATCATCTTTTACTGGCGAAGGACAGATTCACATTTCAACGACACAG ATCTGCGATGGTGTGATTGACTGCCAAAACAAACAGGATGAAATGAATTGCTCGCAGCATTATTATTGTACAGGAG GGGAACCGTTTTTTATTCCTATTCGTTTCATTGCTGATGGAAAAGCTGACTGCTTAGACAGCAGTGATGAATGCCCACCGGACAGTTTTCAGCGAAACATATTTGCTTCGCGAGAAGAAATGATCAAGTCACCGGTACTCCGTTATCTAGTATGGATAATTGGAGGTCTTTCTATAGCAG GAAACGTTACCGTcctttttgaaacattttacgGCCTGCTCTGGTCAGATGAGCGTTTTCGGAACAAAAGACCGTTTGCAAAAGTCAACCATGTTTTAGTCATCAACCTCGCTTTAGCTGATTTACTCATGGGTGTTTATCTATTGTTGCTCGGTACTGAAGCAGCTTGGCGCTCTGGGAGCTACTGTAAGGACGATAAGTCATGGCGAAGTTCCGACAAATGTGGGTATCTGGGGGCATTGACTGTAGTTTCATGCCTGGCTTCAGTCTCCATTCTCTTGCTACTGACATCATATCGCTTGTACGGCGTGTTTTGGCCGTTTCGAAGTCAAAGGGTGAATTACAAAACGACGATGCTCTTTGCGATCTCTGCTTGGTTAATCGCTCTGTTATTAG CGTTTATTCCCCTGAGTCCACTTGTTTCGTATCATTACACCTCTCATCTTTGGATAAGCCACAACCCGTATTTCACAAGCGATGTTGTGGAAAGAGATGCGCTTCTGCAGTTCTGTCGTCGCTTTACACTTTATCAAGACGTTCACCAAAACCAGTCGCACGAGGTCGCTGTGGAGCATTCAAAA ATTTGGTTGGATAATACTTGGAACGTATTTGGAAAAACTATTGTGGATAAAATTGGGAGTTTTCGCGGCGAATTCGGATACTACAGCGTGCACAGTGTGTGCATGCCCAAACTTTATGTGACGACAAAAGACGTTGCATGGAGACATTCGATG attatcatttttttcaacttCTTCTCAATTCTATATATTTTGGCCGCTTACTTGCTTATCGCCCTTAAAAGCAAGAAAAGAGTGACGAAATACGGAAACAG cATGAGTTCCAGGCACAGTTCGATGTTTCGACGAATTACATACCTTGTGATAAGCGACATAGCTTGTTGGCTTCCCGTCTGTACTATGGCGTTCATGAACATTTCTGGTTACAAAATCTCGGAAAAT GCTTATGCTGTCTCTGCTGTAGTTCTGTTACCAATCAACAGCGCTCTTAACCCATTATTGTATTCGAACGCTGTTCAACATTTGCTTATCAAGTTGTCTTGCGGAAAAcg AACGATGCAAAGAAACCCTACCTCCACAACCCGTATAGAAAACCCGCTTCACCAGCGTGGGTTACGGTTAGGAAAAATACAACACAATGAAACCTTTAACCGGAATAACGGAGATCCTGGGAACACAAGACTGCGAATTCCGGATGTTATTCCTGATCAGGATGGAAAAACAACATCCAGTGCTCTGCTATCTACATCCATGTAA
- the LOC101242009 gene encoding uncharacterized protein LOC101242009 isoform X3, translating into MINQEKISRTSVKNTKLFHCIGERKYIPVENQCDGNFDCTLLSDECLCEKSPAICQDICYNRHNNSNVAGEPCFQCPFGEIKCTDRCISREKVCDGKADCSNANDENFCTSAVQCAKGNGSICSPSFQCHTSGTTNIPGFIGKRAHLCDGQPQCIHFEDECSSELCSNPLPEYCHHVSLLVGIGFYYRCKEGGVFLKGPQVCDGFSRDCPDGDDELNCPNRTYCQNLATESSFTGEGQIHISTTQICDGVIDCQNKQDEMNCSQHYYCTGGEPFFIPIRFIADGKADCLDSSDECPPDSFQRNIFASREEMIKSPVLRYLVWIIGGLSIAGNVTVLFETFYGLLWSDERFRNKRPFAKVNHVLVINLALADLLMGVYLLLLGTEAAWRSGSYCKDDKSWRSSDKCGYLGALTVVSCLASVSILLLLTSYRLYGVFWPFRSQRVNYKTTMLFAISAWLIALLLAFIPLSPLVSYHYTSHLWISHNPYFTSDVVERDALLQFCRRFTLYQDVHQNQSHEVAVEHSKIWLDNTWNVFGKTIVDKIGSFRGEFGYYSVHSVCMPKLYVTTKDVAWRHSMIIIFFNFFSILYILAAYLLIALKSKKRVTKYGNRHSSMFRRITYLVISDIACWLPVCTMAFMNISGYKISENAYAVSAVVLLPINSALNPLLYSNAVQHLLIKLSCGKRTMQRNPTSTTRIENPLHQRGLRLGKIQHNETFNRNNGDPGNTRLRIPDVIPDQDGKTTSSALLSTSM; encoded by the exons ATGATCAA CCAGGAGAAAATATCCCGAACATCAGTGAAGAATACAAAACTGTTTCACTGCATTGGGGAACGAAAATATATACCGg TGGAAAATCAATGTGATGGAAACTTTGACTGTACTCTTTTGTCTGACGAATGTCTATGTGAAAAATCGCCCGCAATTTGCCAAGATATTTGCTACAATAGACACAACAACTCTAATGTTGCTGGGGAACCGTGTTTCCAGTGTCCTTTTGGAGAGATTAAGTGCACGGATAGATGCATTAGCCGTGAAAAG GTATGCGATGGTAAAGCCGACTGTTCAAACGCAAATGATGAAAACTTCTGTACATCTGCTGTGCAATGTGCTAAAGGCAATGGAAGTATTTGTTCGCCATCTTTTCAATGTCATACATCAGGTACAACGAACATTCCCG GTTTTATTGGAAAACGAGCCCACCTTTGTGACGGTCAGCCACAGTGTATTCACTTCGAAGACGAATGTTCAAGTGAATTATGCTCCAATCCGTTGCCGGAATATTGTCACCACGTGTCGCTGTTGGTCGGCATTGG CTTTTACTATCGTTGTAAAGAAGGCGGAGTATTTCTGAAAGGACCCCAAGTATGCGATGGATTTTCACGCGACTGTCCTGATGGAGACGACGAACTAAACTGCCCGAACCGAACTTATTGCCAAAATTTGGCAACAGAATCATCTTTTACTGGCGAAGGACAGATTCACATTTCAACGACACAG ATCTGCGATGGTGTGATTGACTGCCAAAACAAACAGGATGAAATGAATTGCTCGCAGCATTATTATTGTACAGGAG GGGAACCGTTTTTTATTCCTATTCGTTTCATTGCTGATGGAAAAGCTGACTGCTTAGACAGCAGTGATGAATGCCCACCGGACAGTTTTCAGCGAAACATATTTGCTTCGCGAGAAGAAATGATCAAGTCACCGGTACTCCGTTATCTAGTATGGATAATTGGAGGTCTTTCTATAGCAG GAAACGTTACCGTcctttttgaaacattttacgGCCTGCTCTGGTCAGATGAGCGTTTTCGGAACAAAAGACCGTTTGCAAAAGTCAACCATGTTTTAGTCATCAACCTCGCTTTAGCTGATTTACTCATGGGTGTTTATCTATTGTTGCTCGGTACTGAAGCAGCTTGGCGCTCTGGGAGCTACTGTAAGGACGATAAGTCATGGCGAAGTTCCGACAAATGTGGGTATCTGGGGGCATTGACTGTAGTTTCATGCCTGGCTTCAGTCTCCATTCTCTTGCTACTGACATCATATCGCTTGTACGGCGTGTTTTGGCCGTTTCGAAGTCAAAGGGTGAATTACAAAACGACGATGCTCTTTGCGATCTCTGCTTGGTTAATCGCTCTGTTATTAG CGTTTATTCCCCTGAGTCCACTTGTTTCGTATCATTACACCTCTCATCTTTGGATAAGCCACAACCCGTATTTCACAAGCGATGTTGTGGAAAGAGATGCGCTTCTGCAGTTCTGTCGTCGCTTTACACTTTATCAAGACGTTCACCAAAACCAGTCGCACGAGGTCGCTGTGGAGCATTCAAAA ATTTGGTTGGATAATACTTGGAACGTATTTGGAAAAACTATTGTGGATAAAATTGGGAGTTTTCGCGGCGAATTCGGATACTACAGCGTGCACAGTGTGTGCATGCCCAAACTTTATGTGACGACAAAAGACGTTGCATGGAGACATTCGATG attatcatttttttcaacttCTTCTCAATTCTATATATTTTGGCCGCTTACTTGCTTATCGCCCTTAAAAGCAAGAAAAGAGTGACGAAATACGGAAACAG GCACAGTTCGATGTTTCGACGAATTACATACCTTGTGATAAGCGACATAGCTTGTTGGCTTCCCGTCTGTACTATGGCGTTCATGAACATTTCTGGTTACAAAATCTCGGAAAAT GCTTATGCTGTCTCTGCTGTAGTTCTGTTACCAATCAACAGCGCTCTTAACCCATTATTGTATTCGAACGCTGTTCAACATTTGCTTATCAAGTTGTCTTGCGGAAAAcg AACGATGCAAAGAAACCCTACCTCCACAACCCGTATAGAAAACCCGCTTCACCAGCGTGGGTTACGGTTAGGAAAAATACAACACAATGAAACCTTTAACCGGAATAACGGAGATCCTGGGAACACAAGACTGCGAATTCCGGATGTTATTCCTGATCAGGATGGAAAAACAACATCCAGTGCTCTGCTATCTACATCCATGTAA
- the LOC101242009 gene encoding uncharacterized protein LOC101242009 isoform X2: MINQEKISRTSVKNTKLFHCIGERKYIPVENQCDGNFDCTLLSDECLCEKSPAICQDICYNRHNNSNVAGEPCFQCPFGEIKCTDRCISREKVCDGKADCSNANDENFCTSAVQCAKGNGSICSPSFQCHTSGTTNIPGFIGKRAHLCDGQPQCIHFEDECSSELCSNPLPEYCHHVSLLVGIGFYYRCKEGGVFLKGPQVCDGFSRDCPDGDDELNCPNRTYCQNLATESSFTGEGQIHISTTQICDGVIDCQNKQDEMNCSQHYYCTGGEPFFIPIRFIADGKADCLDSSDECPPDSFQRNIFASREEMIKSPVLRYLVWIIGGLSIAGNVTVLFETFYGLLWSDERFRNKRPFAKVNHVLVINLALADLLMGVYLLLLGTEAAWRSGSYCKDDKSWRSSDKCGYLGALTVVSCLASVSILLLLTSYRLYGVFWPFRSQRVNYKTTMLFAISAWLIALLLAFIPLSPLVSYHYTSHLWISHNPYFTSDVVERDALLQFCRRFTLYQDVHQNQSHEVAVEHSKIWLDNTWNVFGKTIVDKIGSFRGEFGYYSVHSVCMPKLYVTTKDVAWRHSMIIIFFNFFSILYILAAYLLIALKSKKRVTKYGNSSRHSSMFRRITYLVISDIACWLPVCTMAFMNISGYKISENAYAVSAVVLLPINSALNPLLYSNAVQHLLIKLSCGKRTMQRNPTSTTRIENPLHQRGLRLGKIQHNETFNRNNGDPGNTRLRIPDVIPDQDGKTTSSALLSTSM; encoded by the exons ATGATCAA CCAGGAGAAAATATCCCGAACATCAGTGAAGAATACAAAACTGTTTCACTGCATTGGGGAACGAAAATATATACCGg TGGAAAATCAATGTGATGGAAACTTTGACTGTACTCTTTTGTCTGACGAATGTCTATGTGAAAAATCGCCCGCAATTTGCCAAGATATTTGCTACAATAGACACAACAACTCTAATGTTGCTGGGGAACCGTGTTTCCAGTGTCCTTTTGGAGAGATTAAGTGCACGGATAGATGCATTAGCCGTGAAAAG GTATGCGATGGTAAAGCCGACTGTTCAAACGCAAATGATGAAAACTTCTGTACATCTGCTGTGCAATGTGCTAAAGGCAATGGAAGTATTTGTTCGCCATCTTTTCAATGTCATACATCAGGTACAACGAACATTCCCG GTTTTATTGGAAAACGAGCCCACCTTTGTGACGGTCAGCCACAGTGTATTCACTTCGAAGACGAATGTTCAAGTGAATTATGCTCCAATCCGTTGCCGGAATATTGTCACCACGTGTCGCTGTTGGTCGGCATTGG CTTTTACTATCGTTGTAAAGAAGGCGGAGTATTTCTGAAAGGACCCCAAGTATGCGATGGATTTTCACGCGACTGTCCTGATGGAGACGACGAACTAAACTGCCCGAACCGAACTTATTGCCAAAATTTGGCAACAGAATCATCTTTTACTGGCGAAGGACAGATTCACATTTCAACGACACAG ATCTGCGATGGTGTGATTGACTGCCAAAACAAACAGGATGAAATGAATTGCTCGCAGCATTATTATTGTACAGGAG GGGAACCGTTTTTTATTCCTATTCGTTTCATTGCTGATGGAAAAGCTGACTGCTTAGACAGCAGTGATGAATGCCCACCGGACAGTTTTCAGCGAAACATATTTGCTTCGCGAGAAGAAATGATCAAGTCACCGGTACTCCGTTATCTAGTATGGATAATTGGAGGTCTTTCTATAGCAG GAAACGTTACCGTcctttttgaaacattttacgGCCTGCTCTGGTCAGATGAGCGTTTTCGGAACAAAAGACCGTTTGCAAAAGTCAACCATGTTTTAGTCATCAACCTCGCTTTAGCTGATTTACTCATGGGTGTTTATCTATTGTTGCTCGGTACTGAAGCAGCTTGGCGCTCTGGGAGCTACTGTAAGGACGATAAGTCATGGCGAAGTTCCGACAAATGTGGGTATCTGGGGGCATTGACTGTAGTTTCATGCCTGGCTTCAGTCTCCATTCTCTTGCTACTGACATCATATCGCTTGTACGGCGTGTTTTGGCCGTTTCGAAGTCAAAGGGTGAATTACAAAACGACGATGCTCTTTGCGATCTCTGCTTGGTTAATCGCTCTGTTATTAG CGTTTATTCCCCTGAGTCCACTTGTTTCGTATCATTACACCTCTCATCTTTGGATAAGCCACAACCCGTATTTCACAAGCGATGTTGTGGAAAGAGATGCGCTTCTGCAGTTCTGTCGTCGCTTTACACTTTATCAAGACGTTCACCAAAACCAGTCGCACGAGGTCGCTGTGGAGCATTCAAAA ATTTGGTTGGATAATACTTGGAACGTATTTGGAAAAACTATTGTGGATAAAATTGGGAGTTTTCGCGGCGAATTCGGATACTACAGCGTGCACAGTGTGTGCATGCCCAAACTTTATGTGACGACAAAAGACGTTGCATGGAGACATTCGATG attatcatttttttcaacttCTTCTCAATTCTATATATTTTGGCCGCTTACTTGCTTATCGCCCTTAAAAGCAAGAAAAGAGTGACGAAATACGGAAACAG TTCCAGGCACAGTTCGATGTTTCGACGAATTACATACCTTGTGATAAGCGACATAGCTTGTTGGCTTCCCGTCTGTACTATGGCGTTCATGAACATTTCTGGTTACAAAATCTCGGAAAAT GCTTATGCTGTCTCTGCTGTAGTTCTGTTACCAATCAACAGCGCTCTTAACCCATTATTGTATTCGAACGCTGTTCAACATTTGCTTATCAAGTTGTCTTGCGGAAAAcg AACGATGCAAAGAAACCCTACCTCCACAACCCGTATAGAAAACCCGCTTCACCAGCGTGGGTTACGGTTAGGAAAAATACAACACAATGAAACCTTTAACCGGAATAACGGAGATCCTGGGAACACAAGACTGCGAATTCCGGATGTTATTCCTGATCAGGATGGAAAAACAACATCCAGTGCTCTGCTATCTACATCCATGTAA